A single genomic interval of Lucilia cuprina isolate Lc7/37 chromosome 2, ASM2204524v1, whole genome shotgun sequence harbors:
- the LOC111678396 gene encoding uncharacterized protein LOC111678396, producing the protein MKFLYGKYIKYICLVAIVLKQLALTTVVGIKCIQCGDSDEACSTTLWEDAEVCPNKEKTKCFTQIDTSGNIKRGCKTDDEAKACTADNNCIITGERKNNQLICKKCIETDEKCSQSDMNFNDVEYNHICVEGVRRCIKKVDNKLVTRDCASETDICTDSKTCETCDSVNCNTGVFPKDRITCYQCTGSSCEDVTANNIAYKPCANYVENDQCYMKAKNENEMIRGCKSDTRDNECSDAAEGCVFCSDNNCNNLKYIYDQVLKCHQCTSDVPTNECFKEQTSEVFEKCKRQINYTLPEYCYTQINGNVIKRGCLHDNLDLNVDICRDVDSDTCMKCNDGDGCNSKQQILD; encoded by the exons ATGAAGTTTTTATacggaaaatatataaaatatatttgtttagttGCAATAGTTTTGAAGCAATTGGCATTAACAACTGTAGTAG gtATTAAATGCATACAATGTGGAGATAGTGACGAGGCTTGTAGTACAACTCTTTGGGAAGATGCTGAAGTCTGTcccaataaagaaaaaacaaaatgcttTACACAAATTG ACACCAGTGGCAACATTAAAAGAGGCTGCAAAACAGACGATGAAGCCAAAGCATGTACGGCCGATAACAATTGCATTATAACAGGTGAGAGAAAAAATAATCAacttatttgcaaaaaatgtatagaaaccGATGAAAAGTGCTCTCAAAGTGATATGAATTTTAACGATGTGGAATACAATCACATCTGCGTTGAGGGAGTTAGAAGATGTATCAAAAAAGTTGACAACAAACTTGTCACTAGAGATTGTGCCAGTGAGACTGATATATGTACCGATTCCAAGACATGTGAAACATGTGATAGCGTTAACTGCAATACTGGAGTATTCCCCAAGGATCGTATAACTTGTTACCAATGTACTGGTAGCAGTTGCGAAGATGTTACAGCAAATAATATAGCATATAAACCCTGTGCCAATTACGTGGAGAATGATCAATGCTATATGAAAGCCAAAAACGAAAACGAAATGATACGTGGTTGCAAGTCCGATACTAGAGATAATGAATGTTCTGACGCAGCTGAAGGTTGTGTCTTTTGTTCCGATAATAActgcaataatttaaaatatatatatgatcaAGTACTCAAGTGTCATCAGTGCACCAGTGATGTTCCAACTAATGAATGTTTCAAAGAACAAACTAGTGAGGTATTTGAGAAATGTAAGAGACAAATTAATTACACTCTTCCCGAATATTGTTATACCCAAATCAATGGTAATGTAATTAAACGTGGTTGTCTTCATGATAATTTGGATCTAAATGTTGATATATGCCGAGATGTTGATAGTGATACCTGCATGAAATGTAATGATGGCGATGGTTGTAATAGTAAGCAACAAATATTAGATTAA